The Candidatus Binatia bacterium genome has a window encoding:
- the gltD gene encoding dihydropyrimidine dehydrogenase subunit A: protein MGKITGFLEFRRELPPRRPVRERLRDWRELEGKHPEDRLQTQAARCMDCGIPFCHKGCPLGNIIPDWNDLVYRGRWRDAIERLHSTNNFPDFTGRVCPAPCEEACVLNINDDPVTIKQVEKQIIDHAFKEGWVVPQVPARRTGKRVAVVGSGPAGLACAQQLARAGHWVTVFERADRIGGLLRYGIPDFKLEKHHIDRRIAQMEAEGVTFRTNVDVGVDISYGELRKQFDAVVLAGGATQARDLPIPGRELKGIHLAMEFLPQANRRVAGDAVPDQITAKGKRVAILGGGDTGSDCLGTSNRQGAVAVYQFELLPQPPETRTEEVAPWPYWPMILRTSSSHEEGVIRDWSIQTKSFSGDGNGHVKKLHAVRLEWVKENGRMVMREVPGSEFSLDVDLVLLALGFVGPEKYLLEQAGVALTERGTVAVDENYMTSVPGVFSCGDMRRGQSLVVWAIWEGRECARGVDAYLMGRTDLKASPNPF, encoded by the coding sequence ATGGGCAAGATCACTGGATTTTTAGAGTTTCGCCGTGAGCTGCCACCGCGCAGGCCGGTGCGGGAGCGACTGCGCGATTGGCGCGAGCTCGAGGGCAAGCACCCGGAGGATCGGCTGCAGACACAAGCCGCACGGTGCATGGACTGCGGGATTCCCTTTTGCCACAAAGGCTGCCCCCTGGGGAACATCATTCCGGATTGGAATGACCTCGTGTACCGTGGCCGCTGGCGCGATGCCATCGAACGACTTCACTCCACCAACAACTTTCCGGACTTTACAGGCCGGGTTTGCCCGGCCCCGTGCGAAGAGGCTTGCGTCCTCAACATCAACGATGACCCGGTGACGATCAAGCAAGTGGAAAAGCAAATTATTGACCATGCCTTCAAAGAGGGGTGGGTGGTTCCGCAAGTACCGGCTCGGCGTACGGGAAAGCGGGTCGCTGTCGTGGGGTCGGGTCCTGCTGGGTTGGCTTGTGCACAGCAGTTGGCACGCGCGGGTCATTGGGTCACAGTGTTCGAGCGCGCCGATCGCATTGGAGGATTGCTGCGATACGGGATACCCGATTTTAAGTTGGAAAAGCATCACATCGATCGGCGTATCGCGCAGATGGAGGCGGAGGGCGTGACGTTTCGCACCAATGTGGATGTCGGTGTGGACATCTCTTACGGGGAACTGCGCAAGCAGTTCGACGCCGTCGTTCTTGCGGGGGGAGCGACCCAGGCTCGTGACCTGCCCATCCCCGGTCGAGAGCTGAAGGGGATCCACTTGGCCATGGAGTTCTTGCCCCAGGCCAATCGTCGCGTTGCCGGAGATGCAGTGCCGGATCAGATTACCGCGAAAGGCAAACGCGTGGCCATTCTGGGTGGTGGGGATACGGGTTCGGACTGTCTGGGTACCTCCAACCGCCAAGGGGCCGTGGCGGTGTACCAGTTCGAGTTGTTGCCCCAGCCCCCCGAAACTCGCACCGAAGAAGTCGCCCCCTGGCCGTACTGGCCGATGATTCTGCGTACATCGTCCTCTCACGAGGAAGGCGTGATTCGCGATTGGAGCATCCAAACAAAGTCGTTTTCTGGCGACGGTAACGGTCACGTAAAAAAGCTGCACGCAGTGCGTCTGGAGTGGGTCAAAGAAAATGGCCGCATGGTGATGCGCGAAGTTCCCGGCAGCGAGTTCAGCCTGGATGTCGACTTGGTCTTGCTGGCGCTGGGGTTCGTCGGCCCCGAGAAGTACTTGTTGGAACAGGCCGGGGTGGCCCTGACGGAGCGCGGCACGGTCGCGGTGGACGAGAACTATATGACGAGCGTTCCTGGCGTCTTCTCGTGCGGAGATATGCGCCGGGGTCAGTCGCTCGTGGTGTGGGCAATTTGGGAAGGCCGAGAGTGCGCCCGCGGCGTAGATGCTTACCTGATGGGCCGGACCGACTTAAAAGCAAGTCCCAACCCCTTCTGA